The Metabacillus litoralis genome contains a region encoding:
- a CDS encoding CitMHS family transporter, translated as MLATLGFLTIGVFLLLILTKRVSVIVALIVVPLVFALIGGFSSDIGTLMLDGIQSVAPTGIMLGFAILFFGVMNNAGLFDPIISRVLKLVKGDPLKIVIGTAVIAMVTHLDGSGASTFLITIPALLPLYDKLKMNRLVLAGVVALGAGVMNIMPWGGPTARAGSALELDPGAIFSPLIPAMIAGIIWVLFVAYILGKKERKRLGVTDMEYNYDQELSDEERKMRRPKLFWINLVITILTIVALVKVWLPLPIVFMVAFAIVLLINYPKPNDQQEQVKSQALGMVTVVSIIFSAGIFTGILGGTGMIEAMALAMVNIIPEGIGGSMAIVVAVISMPISLLFTPDAYYFGVLPVLSQSAEIYGVAPVEMARASILGQMTTGFPLSPLTASTFLLIGLAGVELGDHQRFIFKWAFGTTIVMAIVALIIGAI; from the coding sequence ATGTTAGCGACCTTAGGATTTTTAACAATCGGCGTTTTCTTATTATTGATTTTAACGAAAAGAGTATCTGTTATTGTCGCGTTAATTGTTGTTCCACTTGTATTTGCTTTAATTGGAGGATTTAGTTCCGACATTGGAACTCTTATGTTAGATGGAATCCAAAGTGTAGCTCCAACAGGAATTATGTTAGGATTTGCTATTTTATTTTTTGGTGTAATGAATAATGCCGGATTATTTGACCCTATTATTTCAAGAGTATTAAAGTTGGTAAAAGGAGATCCATTAAAAATTGTTATTGGAACAGCGGTTATTGCTATGGTTACTCATCTTGATGGATCTGGGGCTTCCACATTTTTAATTACAATACCAGCTCTTTTGCCTTTATATGATAAATTAAAAATGAATCGACTTGTTCTAGCAGGTGTTGTGGCATTAGGTGCTGGAGTAATGAATATTATGCCTTGGGGCGGGCCAACAGCAAGAGCTGGCAGTGCATTAGAATTAGATCCTGGGGCTATTTTTTCACCACTTATACCAGCTATGATAGCAGGAATAATTTGGGTGCTTTTTGTTGCTTATATCCTTGGTAAAAAAGAGAGAAAACGATTAGGTGTTACAGATATGGAATACAATTATGATCAAGAGCTTTCAGATGAAGAAAGAAAAATGAGAAGGCCGAAATTATTTTGGATTAACCTAGTTATTACCATCCTAACAATTGTCGCACTTGTAAAAGTTTGGCTTCCTCTACCAATAGTGTTTATGGTTGCATTTGCTATTGTTTTACTTATTAATTATCCTAAACCAAACGACCAACAAGAACAAGTCAAGAGTCAGGCACTTGGAATGGTAACCGTTGTATCAATTATATTTTCAGCTGGAATTTTTACTGGGATTCTAGGTGGAACAGGTATGATCGAAGCTATGGCATTAGCAATGGTTAATATTATTCCTGAGGGGATTGGAGGATCAATGGCTATAGTTGTTGCAGTGATTAGCATGCCAATCAGCCTTCTTTTTACACCTGATGCGTATTATTTTGGTGTATTGCCAGTATTAAGTCAGTCAGCCGAAATATATGGAGTTGCGCCGGTCGAAATGGCCAGAGCTTCCATCTTAGGTCAAATGACAACTGGTTTCCCATTAAGTCCTTTAACAGCTTCAACCTTTTTATTAATTGGTTTAGCAGGGGTTGAATTAGGGGATCATCAGCGCTTTATTTTTAAATGGGCATTTGGCACAACAATTGTGATGGCAATTGTCGCCCTTATTATTGGTGCGATTTGA
- a CDS encoding AtuA-related protein has product MNRKRIKLYEVAHSRAGDKGNTSNLSLIPFKESDFEWIGQVVTVERVKEHFKDIFDGDVIRYDISSIKSYNFVCKNSLLGGVTTSLALDTHGKSLSSALLEMEIPLLNE; this is encoded by the coding sequence ATGAACAGAAAGCGAATCAAACTATATGAGGTAGCACATAGCAGGGCAGGTGATAAGGGGAATACCTCTAACCTTTCACTTATCCCATTTAAGGAAAGTGACTTCGAATGGATAGGTCAGGTCGTAACTGTAGAAAGAGTAAAGGAGCATTTTAAAGACATTTTTGATGGTGATGTCATTCGTTATGACATATCATCTATTAAATCTTATAATTTTGTTTGCAAAAATAGTTTACTAGGAGGGGTAACGACCTCTCTTGCACTAGATACTCACGGGAAAAGTTTGAGTAGCGCTTTATTGGAAATGGAAATTCCTTTATTGAATGAATAG
- a CDS encoding sigma-54 interaction domain-containing protein, translating into MLYENFKEFSLEDQLDWFKATLHSIHDGVLVIDSKEIVKLINPEYTRITGVQPNEIIGKPLRLVRPKAQLIETLKDGKERIGVYRKEGTVEYVVDMAPIILNNEIIGAVSICKGLTEVHKLSKELEKNKQKLSQLKERMDTLYQAKYTFDQIIGSESGLKEVVHLGRKAAESNLPVLIIGESGTGKELFAQAIHNASSRAEKPFIPVNCASIPASLIESELFGYTEGTFTSAKKGGKLGLFEIANLGTIFLDEIGELSYDLQAKLLRVLQEKTLRRVGEAGERQIDVRVIAATNRDLKQLIEKKRFREDLYFRLNVLHLDIPPLRKRKQDIPDIIDFILYKHNVHSESERYYRLHESTLTILKAYDWIGNVRELKNTIDYAVCMADERDILPEHLPSSFHGENISISKRNSNNLLKAAVEETEKKIITDVLQIYGSELEDKKKAAKELGVSLATLYNKMKKYQLYDF; encoded by the coding sequence ATGCTATATGAGAACTTTAAGGAGTTTTCCTTAGAAGATCAATTAGACTGGTTTAAAGCTACACTCCACTCAATTCATGATGGTGTTCTAGTAATAGATTCTAAAGAGATTGTTAAATTAATTAACCCTGAATATACGCGTATAACAGGAGTACAGCCTAATGAAATTATTGGAAAACCTCTTCGGTTAGTTCGTCCAAAAGCTCAATTAATTGAAACGTTAAAAGACGGAAAAGAACGAATTGGGGTTTATCGGAAAGAAGGAACTGTGGAATATGTTGTTGACATGGCACCAATTATATTAAATAACGAAATAATTGGGGCTGTTTCAATTTGTAAAGGGTTAACAGAAGTTCATAAGCTTTCAAAAGAACTAGAGAAAAACAAACAAAAACTATCTCAATTGAAAGAAAGAATGGACACCTTATATCAAGCTAAATATACATTCGACCAAATTATCGGTTCGGAAAGCGGACTGAAAGAAGTGGTTCACTTAGGAAGAAAAGCAGCTGAATCTAATTTACCTGTTTTAATTATAGGTGAAAGTGGAACAGGAAAAGAACTATTTGCTCAAGCAATTCATAATGCAAGTTCTCGTGCAGAAAAGCCATTTATCCCAGTGAATTGTGCGTCCATTCCGGCATCGCTCATTGAAAGTGAGCTTTTTGGATATACGGAAGGTACTTTTACAAGTGCTAAAAAGGGAGGAAAGCTAGGTTTATTTGAAATAGCAAATTTAGGTACAATCTTTTTAGACGAAATAGGTGAATTATCTTATGATCTTCAAGCTAAACTTTTACGAGTTTTACAGGAAAAAACACTTAGACGAGTTGGTGAAGCAGGAGAAAGACAAATTGATGTTCGTGTAATTGCTGCAACAAACCGTGATCTAAAACAGCTTATTGAAAAGAAACGATTTCGTGAAGATTTGTATTTTCGGTTGAATGTATTGCACCTTGATATTCCACCACTACGTAAAAGGAAGCAGGATATTCCTGACATTATTGATTTCATTTTATACAAGCACAACGTACATTCTGAAAGTGAACGGTATTATCGATTGCACGAATCAACCCTTACAATACTAAAAGCTTACGATTGGATCGGAAATGTAAGAGAATTGAAAAATACAATTGATTATGCTGTATGCATGGCAGACGAAAGAGATATTCTACCTGAACATTTACCTAGTAGCTTTCATGGAGAAAATATCAGTATCTCAAAAAGAAATTCTAACAATCTTTTAAAAGCAGCTGTTGAGGAGACAGAGAAAAAAATCATTACAGATGTGTTGCAAATATATGGTTCTGAACTGGAGGATAAGAAAAAAGCAGCTAAGGAGCTTGGGGTGTCTTTAGCAACACTTTATAACAAAATGAAAAAGTATCAACTATATGATTTCTAA
- a CDS encoding ABC transporter permease — protein MILRLLRSDFKKLKVGMWILVFLGPIGIFGLTTLNYMLRYEYLLRQSDDRWMQLLQQINLFLAPALLLGTALLASLSANIEHETNAWKQVLALPISRVKVYCSKFIMISILLFIATVLMFIGTWFFGSLYGWEQHIPFKEVAINSFYPYFAAMPILAIQLWFSVTSVNQGTPLAVGIVGAVVSMYSYGGPEWLIWKWPLLQNKWEIPEISVLLGIVVGGLIFLTSVVHFERKDVQ, from the coding sequence ATGATCCTTCGGTTGTTACGTAGTGATTTTAAAAAGCTAAAAGTTGGAATGTGGATTCTTGTTTTCTTAGGACCGATTGGAATATTTGGATTAACGACTTTGAATTATATGCTTCGTTATGAGTATCTTCTTCGGCAGTCAGATGATCGCTGGATGCAGCTACTACAGCAAATAAATCTTTTTCTCGCACCAGCCTTACTTTTAGGAACAGCACTACTTGCCTCATTATCTGCAAATATTGAGCATGAAACAAATGCTTGGAAGCAGGTACTAGCGCTCCCTATAAGCAGAGTAAAGGTGTATTGTTCTAAGTTTATTATGATTAGTATTTTATTGTTTATTGCTACAGTTCTTATGTTTATAGGTACATGGTTTTTCGGTAGCCTTTATGGTTGGGAGCAACATATACCGTTTAAAGAGGTTGCAATCAACAGCTTTTATCCGTATTTCGCTGCAATGCCTATATTAGCCATACAGCTTTGGTTTTCAGTCACATCGGTTAATCAAGGAACACCGCTAGCAGTCGGCATCGTTGGTGCTGTTGTGTCCATGTACTCATATGGAGGTCCTGAATGGCTCATTTGGAAATGGCCGTTGCTTCAAAATAAATGGGAAATACCTGAAATTAGTGTGTTATTAGGAATTGTTGTTGGCGGACTCATTTTTCTTACCAGTGTTGTTCATTTTGAACGAAAGGATGTGCAGTAA
- a CDS encoding ABC transporter ATP-binding protein, producing MSQFIVETNNLTKTFKGAKAVNSVNLNIPKGSIYGFLGPNGAGKTTAIKLLLGLMKETSGSIQIFGKDLKKDKQMILRKIGSLVESPSYYGHLTARENLQLLQAILQVPKERIDEVLAIVRLEKDDNRPVKGFSLGMKQRLGIASALLGNPELLILDEPTNGLDPSGIIEIRELIKRLPEKYGVTVLVSSHLLSEIDQMATEVGIISKGSLIFQDSIEVLRKKSVSKIRIQTNNSKAAWNILIKEGLKGEIEGNFLSFKQNKNKEVAEMIRILVQHNLDVYRVEEVKRSLESIFLDMTKEEKSL from the coding sequence ATGAGTCAATTTATAGTAGAAACGAACAATTTAACAAAAACATTTAAAGGAGCAAAAGCTGTTAATTCAGTGAATTTAAACATACCAAAAGGATCTATATATGGGTTTCTTGGACCAAATGGTGCAGGTAAAACAACGGCTATTAAGCTGCTTTTAGGATTGATGAAAGAAACTTCTGGATCAATACAAATATTTGGAAAAGACCTAAAAAAAGACAAACAAATGATTCTTAGAAAGATTGGATCTTTAGTAGAATCTCCTTCGTATTATGGTCATTTAACCGCCAGAGAAAATTTACAATTATTGCAAGCGATATTACAAGTTCCAAAAGAACGAATTGATGAAGTGCTTGCTATTGTCCGCTTAGAAAAAGACGATAATCGCCCAGTTAAAGGCTTTTCATTAGGAATGAAACAAAGACTTGGAATTGCATCAGCTCTTCTAGGAAATCCTGAATTACTTATTCTAGACGAACCAACAAATGGACTGGATCCCTCTGGTATTATCGAGATTCGAGAATTAATTAAACGTTTACCAGAAAAATATGGGGTTACTGTCCTCGTTTCAAGTCATCTTTTATCAGAGATCGATCAAATGGCAACCGAAGTAGGGATTATTTCAAAAGGATCACTCATTTTTCAAGATTCTATTGAAGTTCTAAGAAAGAAATCGGTTAGCAAAATACGCATTCAAACAAACAATTCCAAGGCTGCATGGAACATTTTGATAAAAGAAGGCTTAAAAGGGGAAATTGAAGGGAATTTTCTTTCGTTTAAGCAAAACAAGAACAAAGAAGTCGCCGAAATGATTCGTATTCTTGTCCAACACAATTTGGACGTTTATCGAGTAGAAGAAGTGAAAAGGTCATTAGAAAGCATTTTTTTAGACATGACGAAAGAGGAGAAAAGCTTATGA
- a CDS encoding ABC transporter permease has translation MNQFKQMFIAQLKLTFREKQSWFWGIFFPVILMVIFMSIFSGSSDDEFSASVAIVNENPNPTSNMMLEQITQLDVLELETEDPVTREEADKLVKNQEVDAAIVLPESIDASSLLLVVNKEDEQGATAQALTGMLNQFVQQTNLVASGVTPAFELQTEAISSGNAELSYTDFLLTGMIALAIAQGGMFGMVGLVEMRSKGLIKRLQMTPANMNLFGLSDMVMRVLFSVVQIILLSLIGVYIFGANLFINFPTLLIVFLLGTLSFTAVGYFISSFSKTTEAYMGVANIANFLMMFLSGVFFPIETMPEWIRPISNVLPLTYFVEGLRESMVYETSLFTASIWAGIAIMVLWGIVTFVIGSLLYKRKSIVAVR, from the coding sequence ATGAATCAATTCAAACAAATGTTTATTGCTCAATTAAAATTAACATTTCGAGAAAAGCAATCATGGTTTTGGGGCATCTTTTTCCCTGTTATTTTAATGGTTATTTTTATGTCTATTTTTAGTGGTAGCTCTGATGATGAATTTTCAGCAAGTGTTGCAATCGTGAATGAAAATCCTAATCCCACGTCAAACATGATGCTTGAGCAAATTACACAGCTAGATGTACTTGAACTTGAAACAGAAGACCCTGTAACACGAGAAGAAGCTGACAAATTAGTAAAGAATCAAGAAGTAGATGCAGCGATTGTCCTACCTGAATCAATTGATGCCTCCTCCCTTTTACTCGTTGTTAACAAAGAAGATGAACAAGGAGCAACAGCACAAGCACTTACAGGTATGCTAAATCAATTTGTTCAACAAACAAACCTAGTAGCTTCAGGTGTAACACCCGCTTTTGAATTACAAACAGAAGCCATTTCATCAGGTAATGCTGAATTAAGTTACACAGATTTTCTACTTACTGGAATGATTGCATTGGCAATTGCACAAGGTGGAATGTTTGGGATGGTTGGATTAGTGGAGATGCGTAGCAAAGGCTTAATCAAACGACTACAAATGACTCCGGCTAATATGAACCTTTTTGGTTTAAGCGATATGGTCATGAGGGTATTATTCAGTGTTGTTCAGATTATTCTCCTATCGCTCATTGGAGTATATATTTTTGGTGCAAACTTGTTTATCAATTTTCCAACTCTGTTAATCGTCTTTTTACTTGGTACCCTTTCTTTTACAGCTGTTGGCTATTTTATTTCCTCCTTCAGCAAAACGACAGAAGCTTATATGGGAGTAGCCAATATTGCAAACTTTCTTATGATGTTTTTAAGTGGCGTCTTTTTCCCAATCGAAACGATGCCGGAGTGGATTCGACCAATCTCAAATGTTTTACCACTTACCTATTTTGTTGAAGGCTTAAGAGAGAGTATGGTTTATGAAACGAGCCTCTTTACAGCTTCAATATGGGCTGGAATAGCTATTATGGTTCTTTGGGGAATTGTTACGTTTGTGATTGGGTCATTATTGTATAAACGGAAGTCGATTGTGGCTGTGAGATAG
- a CDS encoding CPBP family intramembrane glutamic endopeptidase: MEPPNIVNQKNFKAEFNLKDITPIFAVFSLILSVLIFVFIKIELIPVEHYFSLENPSKLVASTIMTSIGLIIFGIVLTVIMPAKFIDETNKTFQHESLSTIMISMLFVVLFEELLFRGIIQNFIFLILKNEWYAIIVTALIFVIYHKRYFNKPLMLLNITLPSLVFCWIYFYHDNIIVPVIIHYTMNITLTLMFKYNLIRLRN, encoded by the coding sequence ATGGAACCACCTAATATTGTAAATCAAAAAAACTTTAAAGCAGAATTTAACCTAAAAGATATTACACCAATTTTTGCAGTATTTTCACTTATTCTCTCAGTATTAATATTTGTTTTTATAAAAATAGAACTAATACCTGTGGAACACTATTTTTCTTTAGAAAACCCTTCTAAACTAGTGGCAAGCACAATTATGACTTCTATTGGCTTAATCATTTTTGGTATCGTGTTAACAGTAATCATGCCTGCAAAATTTATTGATGAAACAAATAAAACATTTCAACATGAATCCTTATCGACGATTATGATTAGCATGTTATTTGTCGTATTGTTTGAGGAACTGTTATTTAGGGGGATTATACAAAATTTTATATTTCTTATTCTTAAAAATGAGTGGTATGCAATAATTGTAACGGCTTTAATTTTTGTCATTTATCATAAACGATATTTTAATAAGCCGCTCATGTTGTTAAATATCACACTACCTAGTTTGGTTTTTTGCTGGATTTATTTTTATCATGATAATATTATTGTTCCAGTTATCATTCACTACACTATGAATATAACATTAACATTAATGTTTAAATATAATTTAATCAGATTAAGGAATTGA
- a CDS encoding ABC transporter ATP-binding protein, whose product MTVLEVKQLKKSFGSVHAVQDISFSVQAGEVFTIIGPNGAGKTTTLEMIEGLVTPDSGEIMYGELNWEKNGTEIKKKIGVQPQSSAMFDLLTPEENLNLFATFYDKARSTKEILDLVNLTDHRKNHVKKLSGGQRQRLAIGLAMISDPDIIFLDEPTTGLDPQARRNIWDIILQLKQLGKTTILTTHYMEEAEKLSDRVCIVDQGRVITLDTPSALIEKLTKEREVRLSFVDGEEVAIEANTFSQNLQSVSRTEREDSSLRIWTANPEDTLYDLFAFTKEKNYRVEQVSIREMSLEDVFIEFTGKEWRD is encoded by the coding sequence ATGACGGTGTTAGAGGTAAAGCAGTTGAAAAAATCATTTGGTTCTGTTCATGCCGTTCAAGACATTAGCTTTTCGGTTCAAGCTGGTGAAGTATTCACCATTATTGGTCCAAATGGTGCAGGCAAAACAACAACATTAGAAATGATTGAAGGCTTGGTAACTCCTGATTCAGGTGAAATTATGTATGGGGAACTAAACTGGGAAAAGAACGGAACAGAAATTAAAAAGAAAATTGGTGTACAGCCACAGTCGAGTGCAATGTTTGATTTGTTAACACCTGAGGAAAATCTTAATCTTTTTGCTACTTTTTATGACAAGGCCCGATCTACAAAAGAAATTTTAGATCTTGTAAACCTTACTGATCACCGCAAAAATCATGTGAAAAAGCTATCTGGTGGACAGCGTCAAAGGCTTGCAATTGGACTTGCGATGATCAGTGATCCTGACATCATCTTTCTAGATGAACCAACAACAGGCCTAGATCCACAAGCACGACGAAATATTTGGGATATCATTTTACAGTTAAAACAACTAGGCAAAACAACCATTTTAACAACGCATTATATGGAAGAAGCTGAAAAATTAAGTGACAGAGTTTGCATTGTAGATCAAGGACGAGTTATTACATTAGACACACCATCTGCCCTTATCGAAAAGTTAACAAAAGAAAGAGAAGTAAGATTATCGTTTGTTGACGGTGAAGAAGTCGCTATAGAAGCAAATACATTTTCACAAAATCTTCAGTCAGTTTCTCGTACTGAACGTGAAGATTCATCATTAAGGATATGGACAGCAAATCCAGAAGATACACTTTATGACTTATTCGCATTTACAAAAGAAAAGAATTATCGAGTTGAACAGGTCTCCATTCGTGAAATGAGTTTAGAAGATGTATTTATTGAATTCACTGGCAAGGAATGGAGGGATTAG
- a CDS encoding ABC transporter permease has product MLGKLLYIEWMKLKKSKVLQILSISPILSTVSAYFTFTDFPGNQWMNSFYTMIMVQAVLFLPLLAGLFSAAVCRYEHAEGGWKQLLALPVNRIQVYSAKYIIVCLFVALTQLLLLVGLFLEGYLHGYNDPFPWQGVLVRLFMGWLGCLPIIALQLWVSTAWSSFAAPVALNVILTLPNILIANSEKFGPWYPWAQPFLGMVLEQQSGFTFSIETLVFVIVGGCVIFTIGGLVYFQRKAV; this is encoded by the coding sequence TTGCTAGGAAAATTATTATATATAGAATGGATGAAACTTAAAAAGTCAAAGGTTTTACAAATCTTGTCTATTAGTCCCATTCTATCCACTGTCTCCGCTTATTTTACTTTTACTGATTTTCCCGGTAATCAATGGATGAACTCGTTTTATACCATGATTATGGTTCAAGCTGTTTTGTTTTTACCATTACTTGCTGGTCTTTTTTCCGCTGCTGTCTGCAGATACGAACACGCAGAGGGGGGCTGGAAACAGTTATTAGCATTACCTGTTAATCGAATTCAGGTATATAGTGCTAAGTATATTATTGTTTGCTTATTTGTCGCCCTTACTCAACTACTATTATTAGTAGGCTTATTTCTCGAAGGATACTTACATGGTTACAATGACCCTTTTCCTTGGCAGGGTGTTCTTGTTCGATTGTTTATGGGCTGGTTAGGCTGTTTACCCATTATCGCATTGCAATTATGGGTTTCTACAGCATGGTCCAGCTTTGCTGCACCTGTTGCTTTGAATGTCATTTTAACTCTACCTAACATATTAATTGCAAACTCAGAAAAATTTGGTCCATGGTACCCTTGGGCACAACCATTTTTAGGAATGGTGTTAGAGCAGCAATCCGGTTTTACATTTTCGATTGAAACCCTTGTGTTTGTTATTGTTGGAGGGTGTGTGATTTTTACGATAGGTGGTTTGGTTTATTTTCAGAGGAAAGCAGTTTAG
- a CDS encoding chitobiase/beta-hexosaminidase C-terminal domain-containing protein, translated as MLKRKLKFFISATVVTFSMFFLFSLSAFADNDPTNGVVQPPSTSHKSGLYYKEQLVTLSTSTPATKIYYTTDGSIPTKNSTLYFEPISIDEDVTIKAFAIRGNVNEKALTRNKGNTSSKVVTFNYKFVNRKDIADKFLEFEYNNMPYRLYIPENYDPSVSYPLVLFLHGGGERGSDNQKQLLANDGAIIWAAPENQSKNPAFVLAPQARNQHDGGFGITRNSNNIVDLARVFEFSEDLGKAYNILQKVINDYNIDQNRLYSTGLSQGGYGTFNLNIAYPNLFAAMVPIAGGGNPESVLVLKDKPIWAFHAEDDAVIPVSHTRNAIEAIKEAGGNPIYTEYPAELGYNHGSWVPAYNNKDMIDWMFRQVKQ; from the coding sequence GTGTTAAAAAGAAAACTAAAGTTTTTTATTAGTGCTACTGTAGTCACATTCTCTATGTTCTTCCTTTTCTCTCTTTCAGCATTTGCAGACAACGACCCAACTAATGGTGTTGTACAACCGCCATCTACCTCGCACAAATCTGGTCTATATTACAAGGAACAGCTCGTTACCTTATCAACTAGTACCCCGGCGACTAAAATCTATTACACAACAGATGGTAGTATACCAACTAAAAACAGTACGTTGTATTTTGAGCCTATTTCAATCGATGAAGATGTAACGATTAAGGCTTTTGCTATTCGTGGTAACGTTAACGAAAAAGCACTTACAAGAAATAAAGGAAATACTAGTAGCAAAGTGGTCACATTCAATTACAAATTTGTAAATAGAAAGGATATTGCTGATAAGTTTCTAGAGTTTGAATATAATAACATGCCTTATCGTCTTTATATTCCAGAAAACTATGATCCTTCTGTTTCTTACCCGCTTGTCCTTTTTCTTCATGGAGGTGGTGAACGAGGAAGCGATAATCAGAAGCAATTGCTTGCAAATGATGGCGCTATCATTTGGGCTGCACCTGAAAATCAATCCAAAAATCCAGCCTTTGTTCTTGCACCACAGGCAAGAAATCAACATGACGGTGGATTTGGAATTACTCGAAATTCGAATAATATTGTCGATTTGGCCAGAGTATTTGAATTTTCAGAAGACCTAGGAAAGGCCTACAATATCTTACAAAAAGTGATTAATGATTACAACATTGATCAAAATCGACTATATTCTACAGGTCTTTCTCAAGGAGGTTATGGAACATTTAATTTAAATATTGCGTACCCTAATCTTTTTGCCGCTATGGTCCCAATTGCTGGCGGTGGAAATCCTGAATCTGTACTTGTTTTAAAAGATAAACCAATTTGGGCTTTTCATGCGGAAGATGATGCAGTAATTCCTGTTTCACATACAAGAAATGCTATTGAGGCAATAAAAGAAGCGGGAGGAAACCCTATTTATACAGAGTATCCTGCAGAATTAGGCTATAATCACGGTTCATGGGTACCAGCATACAATAACAAGGATATGATTGATTGGATGTTTAGACAAGTTAAACAATAG
- a CDS encoding acyclic terpene utilization AtuA family protein, whose product MLKIGSGAGFSGDRLEPAVELAQKVNLDYLVLECLAERTIAIAQKEKRKDKNKGYDPLLVDRISALLPVLDKKRFRIITNMGAANPMAGAKKIIHIASEMNISCKVAVVTGDDVIQELDSENEILENTNKVKDYQVISANAYLGAKALIPALQTKADIIITGRVADPSLFLAPMIDYYGWSLTDYETIGQGTVIGHLLECAGQITGGYFADIGEKEVDRLADIGFPYAIIERDGTAIISKTPDSGGVVNLRTVKEQLLYEVHDPSQYLTPDVTADFSNVKLTQLAENEVRVEGGKGTKKPSSYKISIGYDAGYLGEGEISYAGSTAVQRAKMAECILNNRLCKKIQDLRIDLIGISSVHRTNLGNDQPYEVRLRAAALCKDIKEAHSIGNEVEALYTNGPYGGGGARKRATECLGVVSTFIERNLVDKKIQVEVITNEQKANQTI is encoded by the coding sequence ATGTTAAAGATCGGAAGTGGAGCTGGATTTTCAGGTGATCGACTTGAACCCGCTGTTGAACTGGCTCAAAAAGTAAACTTGGATTATTTAGTATTAGAGTGTTTAGCTGAAAGAACAATTGCCATTGCCCAGAAAGAAAAAAGGAAAGATAAAAATAAGGGTTACGATCCTCTACTTGTTGATCGAATATCTGCCTTATTACCAGTATTGGATAAAAAACGATTCCGAATCATAACAAATATGGGAGCGGCCAATCCAATGGCTGGCGCTAAAAAGATTATTCATATTGCAAGTGAAATGAATATTTCTTGTAAGGTTGCAGTTGTAACAGGTGATGATGTGATACAAGAGCTAGATAGTGAAAATGAAATCCTTGAAAACACTAATAAGGTTAAAGATTATCAAGTAATCTCAGCTAATGCCTACTTAGGAGCCAAGGCACTTATACCAGCTTTACAAACTAAAGCAGACATTATTATTACAGGACGTGTTGCTGATCCATCATTATTTCTTGCGCCGATGATTGATTACTATGGTTGGTCACTAACTGATTATGAAACCATAGGTCAGGGTACTGTGATTGGACATTTACTTGAATGTGCTGGTCAAATTACAGGTGGCTATTTTGCAGATATAGGAGAAAAAGAAGTTGATAGGTTAGCAGACATAGGTTTTCCATATGCAATTATTGAACGTGATGGAACAGCTATTATTTCCAAGACTCCCGACTCAGGTGGTGTAGTTAATTTACGAACTGTTAAAGAGCAATTACTATACGAGGTCCATGATCCAAGTCAATACCTAACACCAGATGTAACAGCAGATTTTTCTAATGTTAAGTTAACTCAGTTAGCTGAAAATGAAGTAAGGGTAGAGGGGGGGAAAGGCACGAAAAAGCCTAGTTCTTATAAAATATCTATTGGGTATGACGCAGGTTATTTAGGAGAAGGGGAAATTTCATATGCAGGTTCAACAGCTGTTCAAAGAGCTAAGATGGCGGAGTGTATATTAAATAATAGACTTTGTAAAAAGATTCAAGATTTAAGGATTGATCTGATTGGCATTTCCTCCGTTCATCGTACAAACTTAGGAAATGATCAACCTTATGAAGTAAGACTACGGGCAGCTGCTCTTTGTAAAGATATAAAAGAAGCTCATAGTATTGGAAATGAAGTAGAAGCACTATACACGAATGGACCGTATGGAGGCGGTGGTGCAAGAAAAAGAGCGACAGAATGTCTAGGTGTTGTTTCAACTTTTATAGAAAGAAATTTAGTTGATAAAAAGATACAAGTGGAGGTTATAACGAATGAACAGAAAGCGAATCAAACTATATGA